In Helianthus annuus cultivar XRQ/B chromosome 8, HanXRQr2.0-SUNRISE, whole genome shotgun sequence, a single genomic region encodes these proteins:
- the LOC110873618 gene encoding flavonoid 3'-monooxygenase: MTILPLLLYTSITAFILYLLFNLRTRRSNRLPPGPTPWPIVGNLPHLGTIPHHSLAALAAKYGPLMHLRLGFVDVVVAASASVAAQFLKAHDANFASRPPNSGAKHIAYNYQDLVFAPYGPRWRMLRKICSVHLFSAKALDDFRHIRQEEVAILTRALAGAGKSTVKLGQLLNVCTTNALARVMLGRRVFGDGSGGGDPKADEFKDMVVELMVLAGEFNIGDFIPGLDWLDLQGITKKMKKLHAQFDSFLNVILEEHKSGKGGGSGHGDLLSTLIGLKEDADGEGGKLSDVEIKALLLNLFVAGTDTSSSTVEWAIAELIRHPQLLKQAQEEMDNIVGRERLVTESDLGQLTFLQAIVKETFRLHPSTPLSLPRIASESCEIDGYYIPKGSTLLVNVWAIARDPKMWTNPLEFRPSRFLPGGEKPNVDVKGNDFEVIPFGAGRRICVGISLGLRMVQLLVATLVQTFDWELANGVHPEKLDMNEAYGLTLQRAEPLLVHPTPRLAPQVYESG, encoded by the exons ATGACCATTCTACCCCTGCTGCTCTACACCTCCATTACCGCCTTCATACTCTACCTCCTGTTTAACCTACGCACCCGTCGCTCTAACCGCCTCCCACCGGGCCCCACCCCATGGCCGATCGTCGGAAACCTACCGCACCTCGGCACCATTCCGCACCACTCGCTGGCGGCGTTGGCGGCAAAATACGGCCCCTTGATGCACCTCCGGCTAGGCTTCGTTGATGTGGTTGTTGCCGCCTCTGCGTCAGTTGCTGCGCAATTTTTGAAGGCTCATGACGCCAACTTCGCCAGCAGACCGCCGAACTCCGGTGCGAAGCATATTGCGTATAATTATCAGGATCTCGTGTTCGCACCGTACGGTCCGCGGTGGCGCATGCTTCGGAAGATCTGCTCCGTGCACCTGTTTTCTGCTAAAGCACTCGATGATTTCCGTCATATTCGCCag GAGGAGGTAGCAATACTCACGCGCGCATTAGCCGGTGCCGGAAAATCTACAGTAAAATTAGGTCAATTACTCAACGTGTGCACCACGAACGCATTAGCGCGAGTGATGTTAGGCCGGAGAGTGTTCGGTGACGGTAGTGGAGGCGGTGATCCGAAGGCGGATGAGTTTAAAGATATGGTGGTTGAGTTGATGGTGTTGGCCGGAGAATTTAATATTGGTGATTTTATTCCGGGGCTTGACTGGCTGGACCTGCAAGGGATtacgaagaagatgaagaagctGCACGCACAATTCGATTCGTTTCTTAATGTGATTCTGGAGGAGCATAAGTCCGGCAAAGGTGGCGGGTCGGGGCATGGTGACTTGTTGAGCACGCTGATTGGACTCAAGGAGGATGCTGATGGAGAGGGAGGGAAGCTTTCAGATGTCGAAATCAAAGCTTTGCTTCTG AACTTATTCGTTGCAGGAACCGACACATCGTCTAGTACAGTGGAATGGGCAATAGCCGAACTCATTCGCCATCCACAACTACTAAAACAAGCCCAAGAAGAAATGGACAACATAGTTGGTCGAGAACGACTTGTAACCGAATCAGACCTAGGCCAACTAACATTCCTCCAAGCTATTGTAAAGGAAACCTTTAGGCTCCATCCTTCAACACCACTATCCTTGCCGAGAATTGCATCTGAGAGTTGTGAAATTGATGGGTATTACATTCCCAAGGGATCCACCCTCCTTGTTAATGTGTGGGCCATTGCCCGAGACCCAAAAATGTGGACAAACCCACTTGAATTCCGACCCTCACGGTTCTTACCTGGAGGTGAAAAGCCCAATGTTGATGTTAAAGGAAATGATTTTGAAGTAATACCATTTGGGGCTGGACGAAGGATTTGTGTGGGTATTAGCTTAGGGTTGAGAATGGTTCAGTTGCTTGTTGCGACATTGGTCCAGACCTTTGATTGGGAATTGGCTAATGGGGTACATCCGGAGAAGCTCGACATGAATGAAGCCTATGGGCTAACCCTTCAAAGAGCAGAGCCCTTATTGGTACACCCAACGCCGAGGCTCGCTCCTCAGGTATATGAAAGTGGTTAA